One Natator depressus isolate rNatDep1 chromosome 13, rNatDep2.hap1, whole genome shotgun sequence genomic region harbors:
- the LOC141997317 gene encoding LOW QUALITY PROTEIN: WAP four-disulfide core domain protein 2-like (The sequence of the model RefSeq protein was modified relative to this genomic sequence to represent the inferred CDS: deleted 1 base in 1 codon), whose translation MKRERDSPLPYNHLGTSPLPPRLQPHLWESLKPSLGRSGQSELAPHSTMVKSSSIVLLVGLLALWAELSCASGHNVTKKEGECPDTVVEAANCTEECQTDSDCEENLKCCQTGCGWSCQIPNVKPGSCPVVPGGIPLLGLCRNQCKVDSQCPGIMKCCMNGCRKQACVRPNV comes from the exons ATGAAGAGGGAGCGCGACTCTCCCCTTCCCTAT AATCACCTGGGAAccagtcccctccctcccaggctgcagccccaccTGTGGGAAAGCTTAAAGCCCAGCCTGGGTAGGTCTGGACAGtcggagctggctccccacagcaCCATGGTGAAGTCCAGCAGCATCGTCCTCCTCGTGGGGCTCTTGGCTCTCTGGGCCGAGCTGTCGTGTGCATCTGGCCACAACGTTACAA AGAAAGAGGGCGAGTGCCCAGACACAGTGGTGGAGGCGGCTAACTGCACGGAGGAATGCCAGACTGACAGCGACTGCGAGGAGAACCTCAAGTGCTGCCAGACaggctgcggctggtcctgtcagatCCCCAACG TGAAACCTGGCTCGTGCCCAGTGGTGCCAGGTGGAATCCCCTTACTGGGTCTGTGCAGGAACCAATGCAAAGTGGACTCGCAGTGCCCAGGGATCATGAAGTGCTGCATGAACGGCTGTCGCAAACAGGCGTGTGTCCGCCCAAATGTTTAA